In a genomic window of Thermodesulfovibrionia bacterium:
- a CDS encoding GTP-binding protein codes for MAKAKFDRGKPHVNVGTIGHVDHGKTTLTAAITKYLAFSGGAVYRAYDSIDNAPEE; via the coding sequence ATGGCAAAGGCGAAATTTGACAGAGGGAAGCCGCACGTTAACGTAGGAACAATAGGGCATGTTGACCATGGGAAGACCACATTAACGGCAGCTATAACAAAATATCTGGCATTCAGCGGCGGAGCAGTATACCGTGCATATGATTCGATAGACAACGCCCCTGAAGAG